In Andreesenia angusta, the following are encoded in one genomic region:
- a CDS encoding DUF3793 family protein translates to MRSITEEFFKNISRLERGEYMDCFLTYMTSPVIMKLKPSMTISVQSSEIKLFREWAEKLDNQDIKHVEIKSGYEKTVVFIYSEETLTFQLESVENKKILGSLGYTSESSLEEKLERLKLRMTMDEFPHEIGVFLGIPARDVVGFIKGEECIHCGYWKVYGNLSEAKKTFGLYDLSKNIVMESILGGKNLDDTLSIMRSFRGKECSLQ, encoded by the coding sequence ATGAGAAGTATAACCGAAGAATTTTTCAAGAACATCTCTAGACTAGAGAGAGGGGAATATATGGACTGCTTTCTGACTTATATGACATCGCCTGTTATCATGAAGCTAAAGCCTTCGATGACTATATCTGTTCAGTCTAGTGAAATAAAGCTGTTTAGAGAATGGGCTGAAAAGCTAGACAACCAAGATATAAAGCATGTAGAGATAAAATCAGGGTACGAAAAGACAGTTGTGTTTATATACAGCGAGGAGACTTTGACTTTCCAACTTGAGAGTGTCGAAAATAAAAAGATACTCGGTTCTTTGGGATATACTTCTGAATCTTCACTTGAAGAAAAGTTAGAGAGGTTAAAGCTCAGGATGACTATGGACGAGTTTCCTCACGAGATAGGTGTATTTCTGGGTATACCTGCAAGAGATGTGGTTGGGTTCATAAAAGGGGAAGAGTGCATACACTGTGGCTATTGGAAGGTGTACGGGAATTTAAGCGAAGCTAAAAAGACATTTGGTCTTTACGATCTCTCTAAAAACATAGTAATGGAAAGTATACTGGGTGGAAAGAACTTAGACGATACACTCAGCATTATGAGAAGTTTTAGGGGAAAGGAGTGCTCTCTACAGTAG
- a CDS encoding cob(I)yrinic acid a,c-diamide adenosyltransferase: MKLQTGLIHIYTGDGKGKTTAAIGQGLRASGNDLSVYMVQFLKSSNTGELRALEKVENFSIFRFERPRGFFWTLSDEEKAELQEDIDKAMEFISSVITNSDCDVLILDEIMGAISNNLVCSEELASLLKSKPEAMEIILTGRNAPENLIEISDYVSVITPLKHPFESGIPARKGIEY, encoded by the coding sequence TTGAAATTACAAACTGGTCTTATTCATATATACACTGGAGATGGCAAGGGGAAGACCACTGCTGCAATAGGACAAGGGCTGAGAGCTTCCGGAAATGACCTCTCTGTCTATATGGTTCAATTCCTGAAAAGCAGCAATACTGGGGAGCTTCGCGCGCTCGAAAAAGTTGAAAACTTCAGCATATTTAGGTTTGAGCGTCCTAGAGGTTTCTTCTGGACCTTGAGCGACGAAGAGAAAGCCGAGCTGCAAGAAGACATCGACAAGGCGATGGAGTTTATCTCTTCAGTCATAACTAACTCCGACTGCGATGTACTTATCTTGGATGAAATAATGGGCGCGATATCCAACAACCTTGTATGTTCTGAAGAGCTTGCCTCTTTGCTTAAGTCAAAGCCTGAAGCGATGGAGATAATCTTGACTGGCCGAAATGCTCCAGAAAACCTGATAGAGATATCCGACTATGTAAGTGTTATAACGCCTCTAAAACATCCGTTTGAATCTGGAATCCCCGCTAGAAAAGGTATAGAGTATTAA
- a CDS encoding stalk domain-containing protein: protein MKRNGKKIMSLVLASAIMVSSGVTMADRDNNKSNGKSNRIYSTNELKQINEAGEKIRKENKGVSVISVEDIVSRRSIKFDTPPVIKENRTLVPVRAISEGFKAQVEWLPETKEVVIKKDDKTIVLKLGSNIALVNGIEKEIDSEAQAFSSRTYVPLRFIAEELGTKISYVKETGKIELDDDVDEIKEDLEESLEDLKEDLEELEKALKDEDKAKLDSLKLKIEELENELKDLDIDFESYKDNDDNDDDDSSDDIDDDNDDDSNDDDDSNSDDTDDDKEDNNSDDDN from the coding sequence TTGAAAAGAAATGGAAAGAAAATAATGTCGCTAGTTCTAGCATCTGCGATTATGGTATCGAGTGGAGTCACAATGGCAGATAGAGACAATAATAAAAGCAATGGAAAAAGCAACCGCATATACAGTACAAATGAATTAAAGCAGATAAATGAGGCTGGCGAGAAAATAAGAAAAGAAAATAAAGGTGTCTCTGTTATATCTGTGGAGGATATAGTTTCAAGGAGAAGTATAAAATTCGATACACCTCCTGTTATAAAGGAAAACAGAACTCTAGTTCCGGTTAGAGCTATATCAGAAGGGTTTAAAGCTCAGGTTGAATGGCTTCCAGAGACTAAAGAAGTTGTCATAAAAAAAGACGATAAGACAATAGTTCTGAAGCTTGGAAGCAATATAGCGCTAGTAAACGGCATTGAAAAAGAGATAGATTCTGAGGCACAGGCTTTCTCAAGCAGGACCTATGTTCCGCTTAGATTTATAGCAGAGGAGCTCGGGACTAAGATTTCATATGTAAAAGAGACCGGAAAAATAGAGTTGGACGACGACGTTGATGAAATAAAAGAGGACTTAGAGGAGAGCTTAGAGGATCTGAAAGAGGATTTAGAAGAATTGGAAAAAGCTCTGAAAGATGAAGATAAAGCTAAGCTGGATTCGCTAAAGTTGAAGATTGAAGAGCTGGAAAATGAGCTAAAGGACTTGGATATAGACTTTGAGAGCTATAAAGACAACGATGACAACGACGATGATGACAGTAGCGATGATATTGACGACGACAACGACGATGACAGCAATGACGATGATGATAGCAACAGTGATGACACTGACGACGACAAAGAAGACAATAATAGCGATGACGATAATTAA
- a CDS encoding helix-turn-helix domain-containing protein — protein sequence MCSYNFEDEILKAIRLKDLSLAIDIYEKHCSKSELTLSGESFVRSLKNQVICTIYYIGKSVCQTPCSKLKELTASYIRKIESEGCPDEILSIGREALTGFSNFISFNSLNCSNILIFETIEYIESNLNSDLSLEVLSSRVHVSKNYLSSMFIKHTGMRVTSFINKLRVSRAKEFLESEDYSLEYISSICGFKNQSYFSTVFKKIELKTPMEYRSKCSNK from the coding sequence ATGTGCAGTTATAATTTTGAAGACGAAATACTAAAGGCCATTCGACTAAAAGACTTGAGTTTGGCCATCGATATATATGAAAAGCATTGTTCTAAAAGCGAGCTTACCCTGTCGGGTGAAAGCTTTGTAAGGTCTTTGAAAAACCAAGTTATATGTACTATCTACTACATAGGAAAAAGCGTATGTCAAACCCCTTGTTCTAAGCTGAAAGAGCTTACTGCGTCTTATATAAGAAAAATAGAGTCAGAGGGCTGTCCTGATGAAATCTTGTCGATTGGAAGAGAAGCCCTAACTGGCTTTTCCAATTTTATCTCCTTTAATTCTTTAAACTGTAGCAATATATTGATCTTTGAAACTATTGAATATATAGAGAGCAACTTGAACTCAGATCTCTCTTTAGAAGTTCTTTCAAGCAGAGTGCATGTATCTAAGAACTACCTCTCTTCTATGTTTATAAAACATACTGGGATGAGAGTTACCAGTTTCATAAATAAACTTCGAGTTTCTAGAGCCAAGGAATTTCTCGAGTCTGAGGACTATTCTCTAGAATATATATCCAGCATATGCGGGTTTAAAAACCAAAGTTACTTTTCCACTGTCTTTAAAAAGATCGAACTAAAAACTCCCATGGAGTACAGGTCCAAGTGCTCCAATAAGTGA
- a CDS encoding flavodoxin translates to MAKLNIIYWSGTGNTEKMGELIKEGALASGADVELIDVTTADSGALDAEILALGSPSMGAEEVEAEMEDFISSNSDKLSGKRVGLFGSYDWGDGEWMREWKDTISSYGAEVVGDGCIVNLTPDGESAEQCKTYGKSLVEGR, encoded by the coding sequence ATGGCAAAGTTAAATATAATATACTGGAGTGGGACAGGAAACACAGAAAAGATGGGAGAGCTTATAAAAGAAGGAGCCTTAGCGTCAGGAGCAGATGTAGAGCTTATAGATGTGACTACAGCCGACAGTGGAGCTTTGGACGCAGAGATATTGGCATTGGGATCGCCTTCTATGGGAGCCGAGGAAGTTGAGGCCGAGATGGAGGACTTTATATCTTCCAACAGCGACAAGCTTTCAGGAAAGCGAGTCGGGCTCTTTGGGTCTTATGACTGGGGAGATGGAGAGTGGATGAGAGAGTGGAAAGACACGATATCCAGCTACGGAGCAGAGGTTGTAGGCGATGGCTGCATAGTTAATCTTACTCCAGATGGAGAAAGTGCGGAGCAGTGCAAGACATATGGAAAATCTTTGGTAGAAGGAAGATAA